A stretch of the Sulfurimonas sp. HSL3-1 genome encodes the following:
- a CDS encoding ferritin family protein — MKQYETYKCSVCGNEVEVQHVGGGTLTCCGEEMACVTDNLTAVNLMKAYAGESMARNKYDLFADIARDEGWHAIERHFREAALNEMWHARAEYKAYHKMMEGQELEATMKNLETGMEGEHYEHTEMYPNFAAIAEEEGHKALARLFNAIAKVEVEHEREYAALKQAMIDDGFFASADEEIWVCEVCGHIHRGKKPPKACPLCGVPQEYFKREHLY, encoded by the coding sequence ATGAAACAGTACGAGACCTATAAATGCAGCGTTTGCGGGAATGAAGTGGAAGTACAGCATGTCGGCGGGGGCACCCTGACCTGCTGCGGCGAGGAGATGGCGTGTGTCACCGATAACCTGACGGCCGTCAACCTGATGAAGGCCTATGCCGGGGAGTCGATGGCGCGCAACAAGTATGACCTCTTTGCCGACATCGCCCGCGATGAAGGGTGGCATGCGATCGAGCGCCATTTCCGCGAAGCGGCGCTCAACGAGATGTGGCATGCCAGGGCCGAATACAAGGCCTATCACAAGATGATGGAGGGTCAGGAGCTCGAAGCCACCATGAAGAACCTCGAGACGGGGATGGAGGGGGAACACTACGAACATACGGAGATGTACCCCAACTTCGCCGCGATCGCCGAGGAGGAGGGGCACAAGGCCCTCGCCCGGCTTTTCAACGCCATCGCCAAGGTCGAGGTGGAGCATGAACGCGAATACGCCGCGCTGAAACAGGCGATGATTGATGACGGCTTTTTTGCGAGCGCGGACGAGGAGATCTGGGTCTGCGAGGTTTGCGGTCACATCCACCGCGGCAAGAAGCCGCCGAAAGCGTGTCCGCTCTGCGGGGTGCCGCAGGAGTATTTCAAACGTGAACATCTTTACTGA